The genomic segment ACATAAGACGCTGCCACATCGTTATTTCGCGCATGGGGCGACCATTTGGGTAGGAGGCTTAACCAAAAAGACTGCCTACGCTCGCGCGGGAAATCCCCGGCGAACAGGCAGTCTTTTTTATGCCGCACAACGACGCTTAAGCCAACTGGTCCTTCAGCTCCTCGGGGGAGCGGTCCCACCACTCGTAGTTGTGCGATTGCAGCAGCCGGCGGAGCGCCGCCTTGTCTTCATCGCCCAGCTCCTCGAGCAGGAACTTGCGCTTGAGCGCGCGGTCCATCCGGTTCACGTGCTCGGCCAGCAGCTTCCAGCCGCGGCGCGCTTCGGTATCGATCAGCATCTCGCACGCCGAAGCGCCGCCGTAGAAGCTGCCCCGCTCGTCGCGGTCGACGGCCACCCATACGATCCACACCTGGCGGCCGTTCGGGACGTTCTCCTTTTCCGGCGAGAACTTGATGCCCTTCTCTACCTTGCTCTTCGCATGCATCGCGCCTACATCGATATAGGCCTCGCCGCCGTCGATGATGACGGGCGATACCTGGCTGAGGTCGATGGCCCCGGCGCCAAAGCCTTTATGTTCTTTACTGCTCACTACATTCAGCGCCAGCTTCTTTTTTTCCGGCTTGGGCTGCTGCTCGTTCGCATTCGTATCCACGACTCATCCTCCATCCTCTTCGCTAACCCCTATTTTATCGAAAAGCGGCATAAAAAGCATCACGCGGCGCCGCTGCCTCCGGAACCGCCTTGTGGAAGGAGCGCGTTAGTTGCGGTTGGTCTTGATGAGAGGCAGGAGGCGGAACAAACCACGCCGCACGAAAAAAACCGCCCGCCGCATCTTCCGCGGCAAGCGGCTTCCATATTTTAAATATCGTCGTCCGGCGTCGTCGGTCCTTCGGATGCGAGCAAGTCCTTCTGCGCGACCTGCTTGCCGCTCGCGTCCGCGAGCGTCTCGAGTTCGGGCACGAATGCGCCGTATCGATACGTATAAGCGGTTCTCAGCCAGCCGATCGCCGAACGCTCACCGTCCGATTTCACTGCCGAAACGCGCTGCGCCGCAACGATTTTCCCAGGGGAAATCACATAAGAAGTCACCGGGTCCACAGTCGCTCCCTTGGCGGGAACGCCAGGGATGACGCCGCTCAGCCCGCTCGCCGGATCGGTCAGCTTGACGCCTCCGCCTGCGATCCCCTTCAACTCATAGCGCTGCGCCAGGTCTGCGATCGTAAAAGCCGGGTCCGTCACATCGAA from the Cohnella hashimotonis genome contains:
- a CDS encoding YwhD family protein, with protein sequence MDTNANEQQPKPEKKKLALNVVSSKEHKGFGAGAIDLSQVSPVIIDGGEAYIDVGAMHAKSKVEKGIKFSPEKENVPNGRQVWIVWVAVDRDERGSFYGGASACEMLIDTEARRGWKLLAEHVNRMDRALKRKFLLEELGDEDKAALRRLLQSHNYEWWDRSPEELKDQLA